Proteins encoded together in one Drosophila albomicans strain 15112-1751.03 chromosome 2R, ASM965048v2, whole genome shotgun sequence window:
- the LOC117575773 gene encoding WD repeat-containing protein 61 has product MFSLLHKEENAHDNALWACAWGRDPEPATNADDENNDEPAEENPFDFDKKEPKPTDFIVSGGLDDLVKVWDLREDNTLKLRHQLKGHALGVVSVAVSSDGQTIASSSLDSSMFLWDAKTGEKKHKLTFGPVDLWTVGFSPCNKYVISGLNDGKISMYSVETGKAEQVLDAQNGKYTLSIAYSPDGKYIANGAIDGIITIFDVVAGKVAQTLEGHAMPVRSLCFSPNSQMLLTGSDDGHMKLYDVAHSDVVGTLSGHASWVLCVSFSEDGKHFASSSSDRSVKVWDTAERKCLNTFNEHTDQVWGVKYSPGNDKVISVSEDKSLNIYYCPPNAIV; this is encoded by the exons atg TTCTCATTGCTGCACAAAGAGGAAAACGCACACGACAACGCACTGTGGGCATGCGCCTGGGGACGCGACCCGGAGCCGGCAACAAATGCCGATGATGAAAACAATGATGAACCGGCTGAGGAAAATCCCTTTGATTTCGACAAAAAGGAGCCAAAACCCACGGATTTCATTGTCAGCGGCGGACTAGATGATCTGGTTAAGGTGTGGGATTTACGTGAGGATAACACACTCAAATTACGACATCAACTAAAGGGCCATGCTCTAGGCGTTGTCTCCGTGGCAGTCAGCTCCGATGGTCAAA CAATTGCCAGCAGCTCGTTGGACTCGAGCATGTTTCTGTGGGATGCCAAAACGGGCGAAAAGAAACACAAGCTGACGTTTGGTCCTGTGGATTTGTGGACTGTGGGCTTCTCGCCTTGCAACAAGTATGTGATCTCAGGCCTCAATGATGGCAAGATCTCTATGTACAGCGTGGAAACGGGCAAAGCTGAGCAGGTGCTGGACGCCCAGAATGGCAAATATACGTTGAGTATAGCATAT AGTCCTGATGGCAAGTATATTGCGAATGGCGCTATTGATGGCATCATTACCATCTTTGATGTGGTTGCTGGCAAAGTAGCACAAACTCTTGAAGGTCATGCGATGCCTGTTAGAAGTCTCTGCTTTTCGCCGAACTCACAAATGTTGCTCACGGGTTCGGACGACGGGCACATGAAGCTCTACGACGT TGCACATTCCGATGTGGTGGGCACGCTGTCTGGCCATGCCTCTTGGGTACTTTGTGTGTCCTTCTCCGAGGATGGCAAACACTTTGCCAGCTCCTCCAGCGATCGCAGCGTCAAAGTTTGGGATACAGCGGAACGAAAATGCTTGAATACCTTCAATGAACACACGGATCAAGTGTGGGGCGTTAAATATAGTCCAGGCAATGATAAAGTGATTTCTGTCTCGGAAGACAAGTCGCTGAATATTTACTATTGCCCACCCAATGCCATTGTGTGA
- the LOC117573917 gene encoding uncharacterized protein LOC117573917, translated as MFEFRFLMFGVFFGLVIAQIAYVEDQDIDKSKSNLEGRKPLYSPARCSRYQLLYPGDQQNDWICDCAPAALYYPETDACYPAYRQGPCKVGEILVLYKEKVIPECVNNPCQQDGHFMIRDKCYEFGNSNHSSNPCPFKEYTFVLGVNPKTLMVDCVQLSMQLETRLGVGDEEAAEAPPYYHIEVAEKCLPGSRLYSQGVCNAAATAPSKQV; from the exons atgtttgagtTCCGTTTCTTAATGTTTGgggttttttttggtttggtgaTTGCACAAATTGCCTATGTGGAGGATCAAGACATAGATAAGTCTAAAAGTAATCTGGAG GGTCGTAAGCCGCTTTACTCCCCCGCCCGCTGCTCCCGCTATCAACTACTCTACCCGGGCGATCAGCAAAACGACTGGATATGCGATTGCGCGCCAG CTGCTTTGTATTATCCAGAAACCGATGCCTGCTATCCAGCTTATAGGCAAGGCCCCTGTAAAGTAGGCGAGATTCTGGTGCTATACAAGGAGAAGGTGATACCGGAGTGTGTGAACAATCCTTGCCAGCAGGATGGACATTTCATGATACGTGACAAATGCTATGAATTTGGCAACAGCAATCACAGCAGCAATCCCTGTCCATTCAAGGAGTATACCTTTGTGCTGGGCGTCAACCCCAAGACCTTGATGGTGGACTGTGTGCAGCTGTCGATGCAGCTGGAGACACGTCTGGGCGTTGGCGATGAGGAGGCGGCGGAAGCCCCACCTTATTATCACATTGAGGTGGCTGAGAAATGTTTGCCAGGCAGTCGCCTTTACTCCCAAGGAGTTTGTAATGCTGCAGCTACTGCGCCTTCGAAACAAGTTTAA
- the LOC117575774 gene encoding protein NDUFAF4 homolog, with amino-acid sequence MGKVMSMVARKANRFNVENRAHRVLEREKPMPAPKYESNLRDMERTLELDPKFVDKLNIKDDGLNTRLKDVYVTSEDQFIERVIKRQAATAASEEKQERPLPLERTTPDDFEYGYLEPERVAHGRCTLRQALQFINDHQLDPETYTASKIANDYKLKQDHLENILYYFKTFSVYIPDQKYKDTLLTRAKQELLERKTSPEDAESSKP; translated from the exons ATGGGCAAAGTAATGTCGATGGTGGCACGTAAAGCCAATCGCTTCAATGTGGAGAATCGTGCGCATCGTGTGCTGGAACGTGAAAAACCAATGCCGGCGCCCAAATACGAATCCAATCTGCGGGACATGGAACGCACTCTCGAAT TGGATCCCAAGTTTGTGGACAAGCTAAACATAAAGGACGATGGCTTGAACACACGACTAAAAGATGTTTATGTAACATCAGAGGATCAATTT ATTGAGCGTGTTATCAAACGGCAAGCGGCAACAGCGGCCAGCGAAGAGAAGCAGGAACGACCGCTGCCTTTGGAGCGCACAACGCCAGATGATTTTGAGTACGGTTATTTGGAGCCGGAGCGTGTGGCACACGGACGTTGCACATTGCGACAGGCGCTGCAGTTCATTAACGATCATCAGCTGGATCCTGAAACGTATACAGCCAGTAAAATTGCAAACGATTACAAATTAAAGCAGGATCATCTTG AGAATATATTGTACTATTTTAAGACCTTCAGCGTCTATATACCGGATCAGAAGTACAAGGATACGTTGCTAACGCGCGCCAAGCAGGAACTGCTGGAGAGGAAAACAAGTCCAGAGGATGCCGAGAGTAGCAAACCATAA
- the LOC117573915 gene encoding dimethyladenosine transferase 2, mitochondrial: MIPLRFSLRLCGVRNLPSMTAACYQSTKAQRAEQAERMSRYSTEFPEKLLAKKQKSAAQMYVADAQAAQQINSYLEPHLAQSTCDTVVELNPGPCHLTRHLLDREAQFRKIVLLESTEHFMPRLQELHALYPDRVKVRQGDFVSLWKLAFMDKMDSGMRVADLLYEMPQKGFTEDINALVLGAVGSYPFFMHLINSLIFQTSLYNLGRCEMILAVPPPIYIHLTCSNDIGYLIYRSTSVLFQILFEHRYIAKVPREHFLPQQAKHTPSKSSKLRKVKSINPEYLYLVKFQPRRNLHELCAVQDLPALWFFIKQNLVSRRNRIIPNLEKWVPGCGPRLIINQSASTPVEPLYADENLPPYSMPSTTMSTSDYFPNINIYTQFGDLSPSQMLTLFTQFRQWPEYSESSFLASLENTMLKLEAVTDEPGLDDGVNLPEEDDISSEQAEELLEVVAEEVTPKPAKSRKKSKKSTTV, from the exons atgataccACTGCGCTTCAGCCTACGGCTGTGCGGCGTCAGAAACCTGCCAAGTATGACCGCAGCATGCTATCAAAGCACCAAGGCGCAGCGTGCCGAGCAAGCGGAACGCATGAGTCGCTATAGCACCGAATTCCCAGAGAAGCTGCTGGCCAAGAAGCAAAAGAGCGCCGCACAAATGTATGTAGCGGATGCGCAAGCAGCCCAACAAATCAATAGTTACCTGGAGCCACATCTAGCCCAGTCAACATGCGATACTGTTGTCGAACTCAATCCTGGGCCGTGCCACTTGACGCGCCATTTGCTGGATCGTGAGGCGCAGTTTCGCAAGATTGTTTTGCTGGAGTCCACAGAGCACTTTATGCCACGGCTGCAGGAGCTGCATGCTCTGTATCCGGATCGTGTCAAAGTGCGCCAAGGCGACTTTGTCAGCCTCTGGAAGTTGGCTTTTATGGACAAAATGGACAGTGGCATGAGAGTGGCGGATTTGCTGTACGAGATGCCACAGAAAGGATTCACTGAAG ATATTAATGCCCTGGTTTTAGGTGCCGTTGGTTCCTATCCGTTCTTCATGCATCTGATCAACTCTTTGATCTTCCAGACGAGTCTTTATAACTTGGGACGCTGTGAAATGATTCTCGCCGTGCCGCCACCAATTTATATA CACTTGACATGCTCCAATGACATAGGTTATCTGATCTATCGCTCCACCTCGGTGCTGTTTCAAATACTATTCGAGCATCGTTATATTGCCAAAGTGCCTCGTGAACATTTTCTACCCCAGCAAGCCAAACACACGCCGTCCAAAAGCAGCAAATTGCGCAAGGTCAAGTCCATCAATCCGGAGTACTTGTATCTGGTGAAGTTTCAACCTCGACGCAATCTGCATGAGCTTTGTGCAGTACAGGATTTGCCTGCCTTGTGGTTCTTCATTAAGCAGAACTTAGTGAGTCGTCGCAATCGGATTATACCCAATTTAGA AAAATGGGTGCCTGGCTGTGGTCCGCGATTGATAATCAATCAAAGCGCTTCGACGCCTGTTGAGCCCCTTTATGCCGATGAGAATTTGCCTCCTTACTCCATGCCCAGCACCACAATGAGCACCAGCGATTACTTTCCCAACATTAACATTTACACACAGTTTGGCGATCTCTCGCCCAGCCAAATGCTAACACTCTTCACACAGTTTCGCCAGTGGCCCGAGTACAGTGAGAGTTCATTCTTGGCCTCGCTGGAGAATACGATGCTCAAGCTGGAAGCGGTGACTGATGAACCCGGCTTGGATGATGGAGTCAATCTGCCTGAGGAGGATGATATAAGCAGTGAGCAGGCCGAGGAACTGCTCGAAGTTGTGGCCGAAGAAGTGACACCAAAGCCCGCCAAGAGTcgcaaaaaaagcaaaaagtcaACAACTGTTTAA
- the LOC117576623 gene encoding uncharacterized protein LOC117576623, with the protein MNPSTLGKQNGALVLEVLQVLGRPATIEEISQRVANIYKVARKRIQPVVGDVLAAGVHEGFFCCSNNSLNRYSIVPSTIEQLREDIDKYVYEMLSMDYRDDEYRPQPSPLMIKLEQLDGLPPMLPPSVLSPSPSSGELRERTPPGDASSAVVTY; encoded by the coding sequence ATGAATCCATCGACGTTGGGCAAGCAAAATGGAGCCTTAGTGCTGGAGGTGCTGCAAGTCCTGGGACGTCCGGCGACCATTGAGGAGATCTCGCAGCGTGTGGCCAACATCTATAAGGTAGCCCGTAAACGTATCCAGCCGGTTGTTGGGGATGTGCTTGCAGCTGGCGTACACGAGGGATTCTTTTGTTGCTCCAATAACTCGCTAAATCGCTATTCGATTGTGCCATCGACCATTGAGCAGTTGCGTGAGGATATCGataaatatgtgtatgaaATGCTATCGATGGACTATCGCGACGACGAGTATCGACCGCAGCCATCGCCGCTGATGATTAAGCTAGAGCAATTGGACGGATTGCCGCCAATGTTGCCGCCATCCGTGCTATCGCCTTCGCCTTCATCCGGCGAGCTGCGTGAACGTACGCCACCTGGAGATGCATCATCGGCTGTTGTTACCTATTGA